One Nitrospira sp. DNA window includes the following coding sequences:
- a CDS encoding elongation factor G-like protein — MNVPPTESIRNVAVVSNAGSGKTSLVEALAYCAGNLSAPGSVLAGTTVSDFEPEEIHRRTSLNTSVLHCSCKNVSLNFLDTPGSPSFVGETRSALRVADGVVLVVSASMGVRSEIQRLWSVIREAGLPCVVFVNDLDKDGTAFAKTVDELAKDLEITAVPLTLPIGSGAQLTEVVDLLQNRVVTPRPERPHPQEGPVPSEWREQVDQARNRLIELVAEGDEPLLERYLTDGGLTDEALLEGLRKGVQGGSLVPVVGGSALCHIGVPTLLNGLIDLMPSPIDRAQSVPLQGSGLAEGSAQVTRQPLATDPFSAVVFKTIIDPFMGRLSYVRLYSGTLEADTGFYNATRQVKERGGHLFSIFGKKYQPVPRAAAGDIVAIGKLKDSLTGDTLCDEQAPIRYPAVQLTRPVMSFAIEPKSKADIEKVSLGLHKLIEEDPSLEFVRNMETKEMVLSGMGQLHIDVALEKLHRKYGAEVTLHAPKIPYRETIRSVAQAQGKYKKQTGGHGQYGDCWLEVGPLPRGKGFEFDNKIVGGAIPRNFVPAVEKGVVEALHEGPLAGYPVVDLRVAVYDGSYHVVDSSELAFKIAASMGVKKAMEAAHPVLLEPLMTVEVDVPADCVGAVLGDLNARRGRIVMVVANGHMETVKALVPQAEMLSYAPSLNSMTGGRGSYLMEYAQYEEVPRELAARIIEEHKAERHAVAAH, encoded by the coding sequence ATGAACGTTCCCCCCACCGAATCCATCAGGAATGTGGCTGTGGTGTCGAATGCGGGATCGGGCAAAACCTCGTTAGTCGAAGCGTTGGCCTACTGCGCCGGTAACCTCTCCGCTCCCGGCTCCGTGCTCGCCGGCACTACGGTCTCGGATTTCGAACCGGAAGAAATTCACCGCCGGACTTCACTCAATACCAGCGTGTTGCATTGCTCCTGCAAAAACGTCTCGCTCAATTTCCTGGACACCCCGGGTTCGCCGAGCTTCGTCGGTGAGACCAGATCGGCCTTGCGGGTGGCGGACGGTGTCGTTCTGGTCGTGAGTGCGTCAATGGGAGTGCGCAGCGAGATCCAACGGCTTTGGAGCGTCATCCGTGAGGCCGGACTTCCCTGCGTGGTGTTCGTGAACGACCTCGATAAGGATGGCACGGCGTTCGCCAAGACGGTGGATGAGTTGGCCAAGGATCTCGAAATCACTGCTGTGCCCTTGACCCTGCCGATCGGCAGCGGCGCGCAACTGACCGAGGTCGTGGACCTGCTCCAGAATCGTGTCGTCACGCCGCGCCCAGAGCGCCCGCATCCACAAGAGGGGCCGGTGCCCTCCGAGTGGCGGGAGCAGGTCGACCAGGCAAGGAACCGCTTGATCGAGTTGGTTGCGGAGGGAGACGAACCACTGCTCGAACGTTACCTGACCGACGGCGGGTTGACGGATGAGGCCTTGTTGGAGGGGTTGCGGAAGGGCGTGCAGGGCGGTTCGCTCGTTCCAGTCGTCGGTGGATCGGCCCTGTGCCATATCGGCGTACCCACACTCTTGAATGGACTGATCGACCTCATGCCTTCGCCGATCGACCGAGCGCAGTCCGTGCCGTTGCAGGGCTCCGGGCTCGCGGAAGGATCGGCTCAGGTCACCCGGCAACCGTTGGCGACCGACCCGTTCTCCGCTGTGGTGTTCAAAACCATCATCGATCCTTTTATGGGCCGTCTTTCTTATGTGCGTCTTTATTCGGGCACCCTGGAGGCGGATACCGGATTTTATAACGCAACCAGACAGGTGAAGGAGCGCGGCGGACATCTATTCTCGATTTTTGGAAAAAAATACCAGCCGGTTCCGCGCGCGGCGGCCGGCGACATCGTGGCGATCGGCAAGCTCAAGGATAGCCTGACGGGTGATACGCTGTGCGATGAACAGGCGCCGATCCGGTATCCCGCTGTCCAATTGACACGTCCCGTAATGTCCTTCGCCATCGAGCCGAAATCGAAGGCGGATATCGAGAAGGTGAGCCTGGGCCTCCATAAGTTGATCGAAGAAGATCCAAGTTTGGAGTTTGTCCGCAACATGGAGACGAAGGAGATGGTGCTGAGCGGCATGGGGCAACTGCACATCGATGTCGCACTGGAAAAACTCCATCGCAAATACGGCGCCGAGGTGACATTGCACGCGCCGAAGATTCCCTATCGCGAGACGATCCGCAGCGTGGCGCAGGCGCAAGGCAAGTATAAGAAGCAGACCGGCGGACATGGCCAGTACGGCGATTGCTGGTTGGAAGTCGGTCCGCTCCCGCGCGGCAAGGGCTTTGAGTTCGACAACAAGATCGTCGGCGGCGCGATTCCGCGCAATTTCGTGCCGGCGGTCGAAAAGGGAGTCGTGGAGGCGTTGCACGAAGGTCCGCTCGCGGGGTATCCCGTCGTCGATCTGCGGGTGGCCGTCTATGATGGCTCCTACCATGTCGTCGATTCCTCAGAGCTGGCGTTCAAGATCGCGGCGTCCATGGGGGTGAAGAAAGCGATGGAAGCGGCCCATCCGGTCCTGCTCGAGCCGCTCATGACCGTTGAAGTGGATGTCCCGGCCGACTGTGTCGGTGCGGTCCTCGGCGATCTGAACGCTCGCCGCGGGCGGATCGTCATGGTCGTGGCCAACGGCCACATGGAAACCGTCAAGGCCTTGGTCCCTCAAGCCGAGATGCTCAGTTATGCCCCGTCGTTGAATTCGATGACCGGAGGGCGGGGGAGTTACCTGATGGAATATGCGCAGTACGAAGAAGTTCCGCGGGAACTGGCCGCCCGCATTATCGAGGAGCACAAGGCAGAGCGACATGCCGTCGCTGCACACTGA
- a CDS encoding UPF0758 family protein: protein MTSKKSGRGIGEWPESERPRERLLREGAESLSDAQLLAILLRVGRQEASAVNVGMEVLGRVGGIVGLLHCSVEELCTIPGVGPAKAAQLKAAVEVGKRAVSAPLTTGTRIGSSADLFKHYHARLRDLRHEIFAVILLDAKHQVIRDVTISEGSLTLSIVHPREVFIPAMRASAAAVIFLHNHPSGDPTPSQEDRVLTARLVSAGSLLGIQVLDHLIVGDGRYVSFADQGWLSGEASQA, encoded by the coding sequence ATGACCTCGAAGAAATCGGGACGGGGGATCGGGGAATGGCCTGAGAGTGAACGTCCGCGTGAGCGGCTGCTCCGGGAAGGCGCCGAAAGCCTCTCGGATGCGCAATTGTTGGCGATCTTATTGCGGGTGGGACGGCAGGAGGCCTCTGCGGTGAATGTCGGGATGGAAGTGCTCGGTCGTGTGGGGGGCATTGTCGGCCTCCTGCATTGCAGTGTCGAAGAACTCTGTACGATTCCCGGGGTGGGGCCGGCCAAGGCGGCTCAGTTGAAGGCGGCGGTGGAAGTCGGGAAACGTGCGGTGTCTGCGCCCTTGACGACCGGCACCCGCATCGGCTCCAGTGCAGACCTGTTCAAGCATTACCATGCGCGGTTGCGTGATCTGCGGCACGAGATCTTCGCCGTGATCCTGCTGGATGCCAAGCACCAGGTCATCCGCGACGTGACGATTTCCGAAGGCAGCCTGACGCTGAGCATCGTGCATCCACGGGAAGTCTTTATCCCCGCCATGCGGGCGTCGGCGGCGGCGGTGATTTTTCTCCACAACCATCCGAGTGGAGACCCGACGCCGAGCCAGGAAGACCGTGTATTGACGGCCAGGCTGGTGTCCGCCGGTTCCCTGTTGGGGATTCAAGTCTTGGATCACCTGATTGTGGGGGACGGCCGGTACGTCAGTTTCGCGGACCAGGGATGGCTGAGCGGTGAGGCTTCACAGGCATGA
- a CDS encoding 16S rRNA (guanine(966)-N(2))-methyltransferase codes for MRVIAGVHRGRRLRGPRGHAIRPTSDRVKEALFSILGDRTVGAHVLDLYAGTGSIGIEALSRGAAHVTFVEADREALRLVQSNLHQCGLQQHATICACQVVQFFRRGTQWSGPYDIVFCDPPYHLASELIELIQEWDRRWLADDAVVILEHGRNATIPPTMGSLSQVKRYDYGDTALTRFQLTSEEARSS; via the coding sequence ATGCGCGTCATCGCAGGGGTTCATCGGGGCCGCCGGTTGCGTGGTCCCAGAGGACATGCCATCCGTCCTACGTCCGATCGCGTGAAAGAAGCCCTCTTTTCGATCCTCGGCGACCGCACGGTGGGAGCCCACGTGCTCGACCTCTATGCCGGAACCGGGTCGATCGGGATTGAGGCGTTGAGTCGCGGCGCAGCACATGTGACGTTCGTCGAAGCCGACCGGGAGGCGCTTCGGCTGGTGCAGTCCAACCTTCACCAGTGCGGGTTGCAGCAGCATGCCACCATCTGCGCCTGCCAGGTCGTTCAGTTTTTCCGTCGTGGGACCCAGTGGTCCGGTCCGTACGACATCGTCTTCTGCGACCCGCCCTACCACCTGGCGTCGGAGTTGATCGAATTGATACAGGAATGGGACAGGCGATGGCTGGCAGACGATGCCGTCGTCATCCTGGAGCATGGGCGGAACGCGACGATTCCGCCGACCATGGGGTCGCTGTCACAGGTGAAGCGATACGACTATGGAGACACGGCGCTGACACGGTTTCAGCTCACGTCGGAAGAAGCGCGGTCCTCATGA
- a CDS encoding Phosphopantetheine adenylyltransferase: MKIAVYPGTFDPITHGHSDIIRRGFRMFEKVIVAVAPNPSKHPLFNLQERLEMVRLVTKDLPNLDVTTFEGLLVDFVRQSGAHAVLRGLRAISDFEHEFQMALINRKLAETVETVFLMPSEEFSYLSSTIIKDVASHGGPLQDFVHPEVARRLQERIRSLKG, encoded by the coding sequence ATGAAAATTGCGGTCTATCCCGGCACGTTCGATCCGATCACGCATGGACACAGCGATATCATTCGGCGCGGATTCCGGATGTTCGAGAAAGTCATCGTGGCGGTGGCGCCCAATCCGAGCAAGCATCCGCTCTTCAACTTGCAGGAACGCCTCGAGATGGTGCGCCTGGTCACGAAGGACCTCCCCAACCTGGACGTCACGACATTCGAGGGACTGCTGGTGGATTTCGTGCGGCAGAGCGGCGCCCATGCCGTACTGCGGGGTTTACGGGCCATTTCCGATTTCGAGCACGAATTTCAGATGGCGCTCATCAATCGAAAACTCGCAGAAACGGTCGAGACGGTCTTTCTGATGCCCAGCGAAGAATTTTCGTATCTGTCCTCCACCATCATTAAGGATGTCGCCAGCCACGGCGGACCGCTCCAGGACTTTGTGCATCCCGAAGTGGCCAGACGGCTCCAAGAACGAATTCGGAGTTTGAAAGGATGA
- a CDS encoding Aspartate aminotransferase, whose product MKLAARAGRIVPSPTLSITATAKAMAAQGIDVIDFASGEPDFDTPEPVKAAAEAAIRAGFTKYTPSSGIDELRGAIAEKLKAEQGLTYDKSQILVSCGAKHSLYNLAEALLEAGDELIIPVPFWVSYQDQTLLNDATPVLLPTQEQEGYTISPDALEAAITPRTKAIIVNSPCNPTGATYDRKTLEGIAATALRHDLVIISDEIYEKVLYDGVPHVSIAALSPEVAARTVIINGVSKAYAMTGWRIGYAAGPKDLLTAMANIQSQSTSNPCSISQKAAVAALRLGDPFTKTMVAEFDRRRRVMVERLNKMPGVTCRMPTGAFYAFPNVGGLLSRRWKDQPIGSAAQLATYLLNEAQVAVVPGEPFGSGVHIRLSYATAMEAIERGLARIEAALRRLS is encoded by the coding sequence ATGAAACTCGCAGCCCGTGCCGGACGAATCGTCCCCTCCCCGACCCTGAGCATTACTGCCACCGCGAAGGCGATGGCGGCGCAAGGCATCGACGTCATCGATTTTGCGTCCGGAGAACCGGACTTCGATACGCCCGAACCGGTGAAGGCAGCGGCAGAGGCCGCCATTCGTGCCGGGTTCACGAAGTATACGCCCTCATCCGGCATCGACGAATTGCGCGGCGCGATTGCAGAGAAATTGAAGGCCGAGCAGGGGCTCACCTACGACAAATCGCAGATCCTCGTCTCCTGCGGCGCGAAACATTCGCTCTACAACCTCGCGGAAGCGCTCCTAGAAGCGGGCGATGAGTTGATCATTCCAGTCCCCTTTTGGGTCTCGTACCAGGACCAGACCCTGCTGAACGACGCCACCCCGGTTCTGCTGCCGACGCAGGAGCAAGAGGGATACACGATCAGTCCGGACGCGCTCGAAGCCGCCATCACGCCGCGGACCAAAGCCATCATCGTCAACAGTCCCTGTAACCCGACCGGCGCCACCTACGATCGGAAAACCCTCGAAGGGATCGCGGCCACGGCCTTGCGCCATGACCTCGTCATCATTTCGGATGAGATTTACGAGAAGGTGCTCTACGACGGCGTGCCCCATGTCAGCATCGCGGCCTTGAGTCCGGAAGTGGCCGCCAGAACGGTCATCATCAACGGGGTCTCGAAGGCCTATGCCATGACCGGTTGGCGGATCGGATACGCCGCCGGCCCGAAGGACTTGCTGACGGCCATGGCCAATATTCAAAGTCAAAGCACCTCGAATCCCTGTTCGATCTCGCAGAAGGCCGCGGTGGCCGCGCTCCGGCTGGGAGATCCCTTCACCAAGACCATGGTGGCGGAATTCGATCGACGCCGGCGCGTGATGGTCGAGCGGCTCAACAAGATGCCCGGTGTCACCTGCCGCATGCCGACGGGAGCCTTCTATGCGTTCCCGAATGTCGGCGGCCTGTTGTCCCGGCGGTGGAAGGATCAACCGATCGGATCCGCGGCTCAGCTGGCCACCTATTTACTCAACGAGGCCCAGGTCGCGGTCGTCCCAGGCGAGCCGTTCGGAAGCGGGGTCCATATTCGCCTGTCCTATGCGACGGCCATGGAGGCCATCGAGCGAGGCCTCGCCCGGATCGAGGCGGCGCTCCGCCGTTTGTCGTGA
- a CDS encoding Threonylcarbamoyl-AMP synthase has protein sequence MALLLPFTEKTCAAILPEVRRVLAAQGIIALPTETYYGLAVRPTEEPALRRLVEVKGRPADKPILVLIGNRDQLAQLVESIPPAAALLMNLFWPGPLTIVFPAASGLSPLLTAGTGTIGIRCSPLTRLRTLLEETGPLTGTSANRSSEPPLDSAEDVQRSLGSALDAILDGGRTPGGPASTIVDACGPPRLLRSGALSSDVIRAALASQGYTLSS, from the coding sequence ATGGCCCTCCTGCTTCCCTTCACCGAGAAGACTTGCGCCGCGATCCTGCCGGAGGTCCGTCGGGTATTGGCGGCGCAGGGTATCATTGCGCTTCCCACCGAAACCTACTATGGCTTGGCGGTTCGGCCCACGGAGGAGCCGGCGTTGCGCCGCCTCGTCGAGGTGAAGGGGAGGCCGGCCGATAAACCGATTCTGGTGTTGATCGGCAATCGCGACCAGCTAGCGCAACTGGTCGAATCGATTCCTCCCGCTGCCGCCCTCCTGATGAACCTCTTTTGGCCCGGTCCCTTGACCATCGTCTTTCCCGCCGCGTCGGGGCTGTCACCTTTGCTCACGGCAGGGACTGGAACGATCGGGATTCGGTGTTCTCCGCTGACTCGGCTCCGGACGTTGTTGGAGGAGACCGGTCCCCTGACCGGAACCAGTGCGAACCGTTCGTCCGAACCGCCGCTGGACAGTGCCGAGGATGTTCAGCGCTCGCTGGGGTCGGCACTCGACGCGATTTTGGACGGAGGGCGCACGCCCGGCGGCCCGGCTTCCACCATTGTGGATGCCTGCGGCCCTCCGCGTCTGTTGCGAAGCGGAGCCCTGTCAAGCGATGTGATTCGCGCCGCGCTCGCGTCACAAGGCTACACACTTTCATCATGA
- a CDS encoding Phosphoribosylamine--glycine ligase translates to MKVLVIGSGGREHALVWKIAQSPRKPQIFCAPGNAGIERLAVCVPIKADDIIRLKEFALKERIDLTVVGPEAPLALGIADEFRKARLKIFGPTKAAARLESSKSFSKDIMAANHIPTAVSRSFEQMEQALVYLDAQPVPIVVKADGLAQGKGVVVATTRDEAKQAVRDAMEKSVFGQAGHRVLIEEFLDGEELTVMAFTDGKTVVPMVPAQDHKRVGDGDTGPNTGGMGAYAPAPLGTAALREQVTRQVLQPTVDALARLGCPFQGVLYAGLMIVKGTPYVLEFNARMGDPETQVVLPLLKTDLVEIMEAVVDHRLDQLMVEWHNDTAVCVVMTSPGYPGSYRTGLPIHGLTDQSADSHLAVFHAGTRRDVGHVVTAGGRVLAVTAWGPSLLAAREQVYNAVPSIVFDGRHYRTDIAHRALQPKT, encoded by the coding sequence GTGAAGGTTCTTGTGATCGGCAGCGGCGGGCGCGAACATGCGTTGGTCTGGAAGATCGCCCAGAGTCCGCGAAAGCCGCAGATTTTTTGTGCGCCGGGGAACGCCGGCATCGAACGCCTCGCCGTCTGTGTGCCGATCAAGGCCGACGACATTATCCGGCTTAAGGAGTTCGCCCTCAAGGAACGGATCGATCTCACGGTGGTCGGCCCCGAAGCGCCGTTGGCCCTCGGCATTGCGGATGAGTTTCGAAAGGCGCGGCTGAAAATCTTCGGGCCGACTAAAGCCGCCGCGCGGCTGGAATCCAGCAAGAGTTTTTCCAAGGACATCATGGCGGCCAATCACATTCCGACCGCTGTATCACGTAGCTTCGAGCAGATGGAGCAGGCGTTGGTCTATCTCGACGCCCAGCCGGTTCCCATCGTGGTGAAGGCGGACGGGCTTGCGCAGGGCAAAGGCGTGGTGGTGGCGACGACGCGTGATGAAGCCAAACAGGCGGTCCGCGACGCGATGGAAAAATCCGTCTTCGGTCAGGCCGGACATCGGGTGTTGATCGAAGAGTTCCTCGACGGCGAAGAATTGACCGTCATGGCCTTCACAGACGGAAAGACCGTCGTTCCCATGGTGCCGGCCCAGGACCACAAGCGGGTGGGGGACGGAGATACCGGTCCCAACACCGGTGGGATGGGCGCCTATGCCCCCGCTCCTCTCGGGACTGCCGCGCTTCGCGAACAGGTCACGCGCCAGGTACTCCAGCCGACGGTCGATGCGCTGGCGCGCCTCGGTTGTCCCTTTCAGGGTGTCCTCTACGCAGGTCTCATGATTGTGAAGGGTACGCCGTACGTCCTCGAGTTCAACGCCCGCATGGGCGATCCCGAAACCCAAGTCGTGTTGCCGCTGTTGAAGACTGATCTGGTCGAGATCATGGAAGCGGTGGTCGATCATCGCCTCGATCAGCTGATGGTCGAATGGCACAATGACACGGCGGTCTGTGTGGTGATGACCTCCCCCGGCTATCCCGGTTCGTACCGGACCGGCCTTCCCATTCACGGACTGACCGATCAATCTGCCGATTCGCACCTCGCCGTGTTCCACGCCGGAACGAGACGGGATGTGGGGCATGTGGTGACAGCCGGTGGGCGCGTGCTGGCCGTCACGGCCTGGGGGCCGTCCTTGCTCGCCGCCAGAGAACAGGTGTACAACGCGGTTCCCTCGATTGTGTTCGACGGGCGACATTACCGAACCGACATCGCGCACCGTGCCCTGCAGCCCAAGACCTGA
- a CDS encoding IMP cyclohydrolase/ Phosphoribosylaminoimidazolecarboxamide formyltransferase, with protein sequence MASIARALISVSDKTGIVEMAKGLVALGAEVLSTGGTAKALREAGVAVTDVAAYTGSPEILDGRVKTLHPKIHGGLLGRRRVPDHVAQMQQHGIGNIDVVVVNLYPFEATIAKPGCPFEEAIENIDIGGPSMLRSAAKNHEDVLVLVDPADYSRVLEALKAGSITPALRRELAMKVFQHTARYDSLIAGYLEKQVQGSEVKFPAILSLQFERVETLRYGENPHQQGAFYRELNAKEPAVSRGKILHGKAMSYNNFLDSNSALELVKEFDQTAVAIIKHNNPCGCALGTTPVEAYVKARATDPVSAFGGVIAFNRPVDLAAAKEITSTFVEVVIAPGFADEALAELKRKKDIRLLEVGPLTKATSEGYDLKKLVGGLIVQDRDLGVLTDIKALPVPTARKPTEEEYAACAFAWVVCKHVKSNAIIYGRPGEIVGIGAGQMSRVDSVRLAGMKAQSPVKGCVMASDAFFPFRDGIDAAAQAGITCVIQPGGSIRDAEVTKAVDEHGMAMILTGMRHFRH encoded by the coding sequence ATGGCCAGCATTGCGCGGGCACTGATCAGTGTTTCTGACAAGACCGGAATCGTTGAGATGGCCAAGGGCTTGGTCGCCCTCGGAGCCGAGGTGCTGTCCACCGGCGGCACCGCCAAGGCGTTGCGGGAGGCGGGGGTGGCGGTCACCGATGTCGCCGCCTATACGGGGTCGCCGGAGATCCTGGACGGCCGTGTGAAAACGTTGCACCCGAAGATCCACGGCGGGCTCCTCGGCCGCCGCCGGGTTCCCGACCATGTGGCGCAGATGCAGCAACATGGTATCGGCAACATCGATGTGGTGGTGGTCAACCTCTATCCTTTCGAAGCCACCATTGCCAAACCTGGCTGTCCCTTTGAAGAAGCGATCGAAAATATCGACATCGGCGGGCCTTCCATGTTGCGTTCCGCAGCGAAGAATCATGAAGACGTGCTGGTCCTCGTTGATCCTGCCGATTACAGTCGCGTGCTGGAGGCCTTGAAGGCCGGGTCGATCACGCCTGCGCTGCGTCGCGAACTTGCGATGAAGGTGTTTCAGCATACGGCGCGGTACGACAGTTTGATCGCAGGTTATCTGGAAAAGCAGGTGCAGGGGAGCGAGGTGAAATTTCCGGCGATCCTGTCGCTGCAGTTCGAACGGGTGGAGACGCTGCGGTACGGAGAGAATCCCCACCAGCAGGGGGCGTTCTATCGCGAACTCAACGCCAAAGAGCCGGCCGTGTCGCGTGGAAAAATTCTGCACGGCAAGGCCATGTCGTACAATAATTTTCTCGACTCAAATTCGGCGCTTGAGTTGGTTAAGGAATTCGACCAGACCGCCGTCGCGATCATCAAACACAACAACCCCTGCGGCTGCGCGCTCGGCACGACGCCGGTCGAGGCCTACGTCAAGGCGCGCGCGACCGATCCCGTGTCGGCCTTCGGCGGCGTGATTGCGTTCAACCGGCCGGTGGATCTGGCGGCGGCGAAGGAAATCACCTCGACCTTTGTCGAAGTCGTCATCGCGCCTGGTTTTGCCGACGAGGCGTTGGCGGAATTGAAGCGCAAGAAAGACATTCGCCTGTTGGAAGTCGGTCCGCTCACGAAGGCGACCTCCGAAGGATACGACCTCAAGAAATTGGTGGGCGGCCTGATCGTGCAGGATCGAGATTTGGGTGTGCTCACGGATATCAAGGCCCTGCCGGTTCCGACCGCGCGAAAGCCGACCGAAGAGGAATATGCGGCCTGTGCCTTCGCCTGGGTCGTCTGCAAACATGTGAAGTCCAACGCCATCATCTATGGACGGCCCGGCGAGATCGTGGGGATCGGCGCCGGACAGATGAGCCGGGTGGACTCCGTGAGGCTGGCCGGCATGAAGGCCCAGTCGCCGGTGAAGGGCTGTGTGATGGCGTCCGATGCGTTCTTCCCGTTCCGTGACGGGATCGACGCCGCCGCACAGGCCGGGATCACCTGCGTGATTCAGCCCGGCGGTTCCATCCGCGACGCCGAGGTGACCAAGGCGGTGGATGAGCATGGGATGGCGATGATACTGACGGGCATGCGTCACTTCCGCCATTGA
- a CDS encoding Outer membrane protein, which yields MSRGMILGAGLLALTVIAFLCIPRHLPVTSSAALHPTFSAGIENGRLKLSGAVGSDEAKQAVLARAQELAKGARLRVTDELEVIQGDNAAGWEAALPALLAQFSTLQPQQAALSISEQAATVKGTVATGEAKTKLLHEVASILGPSIQLKDHVTVVSALPVSLAPNQTSHAPYASRAQLQAGLDEALRGEHIAFESNSAVLTAKGRAVIDKVLPVLKRAPEASIEIGGHTDSYGDPDYNLQLSQKRAESVRQYLIDHAVTNRLAAIGYGSTRPLSHERTRAASKKNRRIELRVKEER from the coding sequence ATGTCGCGCGGAATGATTCTCGGAGCAGGACTCCTCGCACTCACCGTGATCGCGTTTCTCTGCATTCCTCGTCACCTGCCCGTGACGTCGTCGGCAGCCCTGCATCCGACCTTCAGCGCCGGCATCGAGAACGGCCGGTTGAAACTTTCCGGTGCGGTCGGAAGTGACGAGGCCAAGCAAGCAGTGCTCGCCCGTGCACAGGAATTGGCGAAGGGGGCCAGGCTGCGCGTCACCGATGAGCTTGAGGTGATACAAGGCGACAATGCCGCCGGATGGGAAGCCGCTTTGCCTGCCCTGCTTGCTCAATTCTCGACCCTGCAACCGCAGCAGGCGGCGCTTTCGATTTCCGAGCAGGCGGCGACCGTGAAGGGCACCGTCGCGACCGGCGAAGCAAAAACGAAACTTCTCCATGAAGTCGCCTCCATCCTTGGCCCCTCGATCCAGTTGAAGGACCACGTGACCGTCGTCTCGGCCCTCCCGGTGAGCCTAGCTCCGAACCAGACGTCCCATGCTCCCTATGCTTCCCGTGCCCAACTTCAAGCCGGACTGGATGAGGCCTTGCGAGGCGAACATATCGCCTTCGAAAGCAACAGCGCGGTCCTCACCGCCAAGGGGCGAGCCGTCATCGACAAAGTGCTCCCGGTCCTCAAACGCGCCCCCGAGGCATCGATCGAGATCGGCGGGCATACCGATTCCTACGGCGATCCCGACTACAACCTGCAATTGAGTCAGAAACGGGCCGAATCCGTTCGACAGTATCTGATCGACCACGCGGTCACGAATCGCCTGGCCGCAATCGGGTATGGATCGACCCGCCCCCTGAGCCACGAGCGGACGCGCGCCGCGTCCAAAAAGAACCGGCGGATCGAATTGCGTGTGAAAGAGGAACGGTGA